In a genomic window of Staphylococcus taiwanensis:
- a CDS encoding glucose 1-dehydrogenase encodes MTNIIDQFKVNGKVAIVTGGAMGLGKAMAEALAQAGSDIVIADIKLELAQETAKAIADKEGVKTTALKVDVTDPEDVNKMVQDVVDEYGKIDILVNNAGMTINEKAENVSYENWLKVINLNLNGVFLVAQAVGRQMIKQGNGSIINTSSMSGLIANKPQEQASYNASKAGVIMLTKSLAMEWSKYGIKVNTIAPGYMKTALTEPMFETGGEMIDYWMGATPMGRPGEPEELGGIVVYLASDASSFAQGSVFTIDGGYTAL; translated from the coding sequence ATGACAAACATTATTGATCAATTTAAAGTAAATGGTAAAGTAGCAATCGTCACAGGAGGTGCTATGGGTCTTGGTAAAGCCATGGCAGAAGCATTAGCACAAGCAGGTTCAGATATCGTTATTGCAGATATTAAATTAGAATTAGCTCAAGAAACAGCAAAAGCGATTGCTGACAAAGAAGGCGTTAAAACAACAGCATTAAAAGTAGACGTTACTGATCCAGAAGACGTGAATAAAATGGTTCAAGATGTAGTAGACGAATACGGTAAAATTGATATCTTAGTCAACAACGCTGGTATGACAATTAACGAAAAAGCGGAAAATGTTTCTTATGAAAATTGGTTAAAAGTAATTAACTTAAACTTAAACGGCGTATTCTTAGTAGCTCAAGCAGTTGGACGTCAAATGATTAAACAAGGTAACGGTTCAATCATCAATACATCATCAATGTCAGGTTTAATCGCTAACAAACCTCAAGAACAAGCATCTTACAATGCTTCTAAAGCAGGGGTTATCATGTTAACGAAAAGTTTAGCAATGGAATGGTCTAAATACGGCATCAAAGTAAACACAATTGCACCAGGATACATGAAAACAGCATTAACTGAACCAATGTTTGAAACTGGTGGCGAAATGATTGATTATTGGATGGGCGCTACACCAATGGGTCGTCCAGGTGAACCAGAAGAATTAGGCGGTATTGTCGTATACTTAGCATCTGATGCTTCATCATTCGCACAAGGTAGCGTATTCACTATTGATGGTGGTTACACTGCATTATAA
- a CDS encoding MFS transporter encodes MDHRLWTKDFIFVTLVNFFMYLIHYMLIVTVTAFTIDEYHASESIGGLAAGVFIIGMLGGRLGSGRIIDQLQPKSILFYSVIASVVAIALYFTITNIWILMLVRFIHGIAFGFSSTATGTISSRLIPEARKGEGIGYYGLSVTLASAFGPFFGLILTNRLGFSSIFAISLVSIIIALMFTIFIKKLPTNDITSMETETTKPRGIHAFLQKEALPISMVTVLVGIAYSSVLSFLSIYADMLDLVTAASYFFVIYAIATFITRPFTGKIYDNYGENKVMYPVMISFVVGLVLLSMTTSSLLLLVSAAFIGFGYGTIIPTAQAIAIQQSPKAKMGLATSTYFIFVDFGAGMGPFILGLIIPFMGYRNLYLTMAILLIIAIVAYYIVHGKHHKHPYHSTVNS; translated from the coding sequence ATGGATCATCGCTTATGGACGAAAGATTTTATCTTCGTTACATTAGTCAATTTCTTTATGTATTTAATACATTACATGCTTATTGTAACGGTCACGGCATTCACCATTGATGAATATCACGCATCTGAAAGTATTGGTGGTTTAGCCGCTGGTGTGTTTATCATCGGTATGTTAGGCGGCCGTTTAGGTTCTGGACGTATTATTGATCAGCTCCAACCTAAATCGATATTATTTTATAGCGTCATCGCATCAGTTGTTGCGATTGCCTTATACTTTACAATCACTAATATTTGGATTCTAATGTTAGTTCGTTTTATACATGGTATTGCATTCGGTTTCTCATCAACTGCAACAGGAACAATTTCATCAAGACTTATTCCAGAAGCACGTAAAGGTGAAGGCATCGGTTATTACGGTTTAAGCGTGACGTTAGCTTCAGCTTTCGGACCCTTCTTTGGTTTAATCTTAACGAATCGTTTAGGGTTTTCTTCAATATTTGCGATCAGTTTAGTTAGTATTATTATTGCTTTAATGTTTACTATTTTTATTAAAAAATTGCCAACTAACGACATTACTAGTATGGAAACAGAGACGACTAAACCTAGAGGTATACATGCATTCCTACAAAAAGAAGCATTACCCATTTCAATGGTCACAGTATTAGTAGGTATTGCATACTCAAGCGTACTATCATTCTTATCCATTTATGCTGATATGTTAGATCTCGTTACAGCAGCAAGTTATTTCTTCGTTATCTACGCGATAGCAACTTTTATTACACGACCATTTACAGGAAAAATTTATGATAACTACGGAGAAAACAAAGTCATGTATCCTGTCATGATTAGCTTTGTAGTTGGTTTAGTGTTATTAAGCATGACAACGTCTTCTTTACTTTTACTTGTGTCAGCAGCGTTTATTGGTTTTGGCTATGGAACAATTATTCCAACTGCACAAGCGATTGCAATACAACAATCACCAAAAGCCAAAATGGGGTTAGCAACATCCACTTATTTCATCTTTGTTGACTTTGGTGCTGGTATGGGACCATTTATCTTAGGTTTAATCATTCCATTTATGGGCTATCGAAACTTGTATCTGACCATGGCTATATTATTAATTATTGCGATTGTTGCTTATTACATCGTTCATGGCAAACATCATAAACATCCATACCATTCAACAGTAAATAGTTGA
- a CDS encoding ABC-ATPase domain-containing protein, with amino-acid sequence MKRSTDLEKTLKSLDGQKYGAYKRTKGIYTFNQFCLAIDHVQVDPFAPPSKMRLIIDRDIAQIPSDLLDTKDKRIAVADFLTRAFGHQAATFNRNVKGSGKNGKIFIDHCGQEMLERTSVVISDKEIEVRIEVGMPAAGRKILGKVAAHTLINGLPKIVNQAIMYQNIDQQALQNQVTLKLDQTYIRQQLEQQHLIAFVANNAILPRKSGVSDEPMKDAIRFTSPQTFETTFNLPSGRAVTGMSIPEGITLIVGGGYHGKSTLLEALERGVYNHIPNDGREFVLTRHDAMKIRAEDGRSIQNVNISPFIDNLPGKKDTTHFSTENASGSTSQATNVMEALEAQTSTLLIDEDTSATNFMIRDGRMQKLIAPDKEPITPFSNKVKSLYDDYGVSTILIVGGSGDYFDVADQVLMMDEYHLKDVTDDAKAIAHSDEYKRNIPFNDQFGSIPSRVPLGSSFSKKGKEDRLKAKGLHTLMYGKEAIDISGLEQLVDDSQTNALAVMIDYFRHHLIDNHLSLIEATNCMYELIEKHGIEAVSHFDGHPGNLALPRKQEFIGTLNRYRGLKVQ; translated from the coding sequence ATGAAACGTTCAACAGACCTTGAAAAAACATTAAAGTCTTTAGACGGACAAAAATATGGAGCGTATAAAAGAACAAAAGGCATATATACATTCAATCAATTTTGTCTAGCCATAGACCATGTGCAGGTGGACCCTTTTGCGCCACCTTCAAAAATGCGACTTATTATTGATCGCGATATTGCACAAATTCCTAGCGATTTATTAGATACGAAAGATAAACGTATCGCAGTGGCAGATTTCTTAACTCGCGCTTTTGGCCATCAAGCTGCAACTTTTAATCGCAATGTGAAAGGTTCTGGTAAAAACGGCAAAATTTTTATCGACCATTGTGGTCAAGAAATGCTTGAACGTACATCCGTTGTGATTAGTGATAAAGAGATTGAAGTGCGTATTGAAGTTGGTATGCCAGCTGCAGGACGTAAAATTCTTGGGAAAGTTGCAGCCCATACACTGATAAATGGTTTGCCAAAGATAGTAAATCAAGCCATAATGTATCAAAATATCGATCAACAAGCACTTCAAAACCAAGTGACATTGAAACTCGACCAAACGTATATCAGACAGCAGCTTGAGCAACAACACTTAATCGCATTTGTCGCGAATAACGCTATTCTACCCAGAAAAAGTGGTGTGTCTGATGAACCAATGAAAGACGCGATTCGATTTACGAGTCCACAAACTTTCGAAACCACTTTCAATTTACCTAGTGGTCGGGCAGTCACAGGGATGTCTATTCCTGAAGGTATCACGTTGATTGTTGGCGGTGGTTATCATGGTAAATCAACACTTTTAGAAGCATTAGAACGAGGTGTTTATAACCATATACCTAATGATGGACGTGAGTTTGTACTCACACGTCATGACGCAATGAAGATTCGTGCTGAAGATGGTCGTAGTATCCAAAATGTTAATATCAGTCCATTTATTGATAACTTACCAGGCAAGAAAGACACTACGCATTTCTCAACTGAAAATGCCAGTGGTAGTACGTCACAAGCAACGAATGTCATGGAAGCATTGGAAGCTCAAACATCGACATTATTAATTGATGAAGATACATCTGCGACGAATTTTATGATTCGTGATGGTCGAATGCAGAAGCTCATTGCACCTGATAAAGAGCCGATTACACCATTTTCTAATAAAGTGAAGTCACTATATGATGATTATGGTGTTTCAACTATCCTAATTGTTGGGGGTTCCGGAGATTACTTTGACGTAGCCGATCAAGTACTGATGATGGATGAATATCATTTGAAAGATGTGACTGATGACGCTAAGGCCATTGCACATTCAGATGAATACAAACGAAATATACCATTCAATGATCAATTTGGGTCTATTCCATCTCGTGTGCCATTGGGTAGTTCATTTTCCAAAAAGGGAAAAGAAGATCGTTTAAAAGCGAAAGGTTTACACACCCTAATGTATGGTAAGGAAGCCATTGATATTTCTGGATTAGAGCAACTTGTGGATGATAGTCAGACGAATGCATTAGCAGTTATGATCGATTACTTTAGACATCATCTTATAGATAATCATTTAAGTTTAATTGAAGCGACGAATTGTATGTATGAGTTAATTGAAAAGCATGGTATCGAAGCGGTATCTCACTTTGACGGACACCCAGGGAATCTTGCATTACCACGTAAACAGGAATTTATCGGCACATTAAACCGTTATCGAGGTTTAAAAGTACAATAA
- a CDS encoding MFS transporter: MSNEIQKRNRQFLGLPMVLIWGYIAVAIFMTGDGVEQAFLSKYIMGLGFSNSEAGNVLTVYGLVVAVASWLSGVMAEIFSPRRIMTIAFIIWMVFHVGFLTLGLAQENYAMMLIMYGIRGFAYPMFIYSFVVWITYSSPSHKLASAMGWFWAMYSIGIGVLGSYLPSFSIPFIGEMGTLWSSLIFIAIGGLIAMFLVKDKKGEDVEAKRMTKKEILSEFARGITILGNKNVAVAFVVRIINQLSLFGLVVFLPHVYTSDFGFTTSEWLRVWGLMYFVTIFTNLFWGIVGDKIGWVRQVRWFGCIGMALATLAFYYLPSWSGPNIFVTTLIALMLGFAVAAFVPMSAIFPTLVPDHKGAAVSVHNLAAGLSNFIGYGLASLILAFSTAEVTIWVYAILYVIGFVLTFFMKVQQPGKQVNTTVNTQSN, translated from the coding sequence GTGTCTAATGAAATACAGAAACGAAATCGTCAGTTTTTAGGATTACCTATGGTTTTAATTTGGGGTTACATTGCCGTAGCGATATTTATGACTGGCGATGGTGTAGAACAAGCATTTTTATCTAAATATATTATGGGACTTGGATTTAGTAACTCAGAAGCTGGAAATGTGTTAACGGTATATGGCTTAGTCGTAGCTGTTGCGTCATGGTTGTCTGGGGTTATGGCTGAAATTTTTAGCCCAAGACGAATTATGACAATAGCATTTATTATTTGGATGGTATTCCACGTAGGATTTTTAACATTAGGCTTAGCTCAAGAAAATTATGCGATGATGCTAATCATGTATGGTATTCGTGGTTTTGCGTATCCAATGTTTATTTACAGCTTTGTAGTGTGGATTACATATTCATCACCTAGTCACAAACTTGCATCAGCAATGGGTTGGTTCTGGGCGATGTATTCAATAGGTATTGGTGTATTAGGTTCATACTTACCAAGTTTCTCAATTCCGTTTATCGGAGAAATGGGAACATTATGGTCATCACTTATCTTTATCGCCATTGGTGGACTAATCGCAATGTTCCTAGTTAAAGATAAAAAAGGTGAAGATGTAGAAGCAAAACGCATGACGAAGAAAGAAATATTAAGTGAATTTGCACGAGGCATCACAATTTTAGGTAATAAAAATGTGGCTGTAGCGTTTGTCGTGCGTATTATTAACCAATTATCATTATTCGGTCTGGTAGTCTTTTTACCTCACGTGTATACTTCTGATTTTGGTTTCACAACTTCTGAATGGTTACGTGTTTGGGGTCTAATGTACTTCGTAACAATCTTCACTAACTTATTCTGGGGTATTGTTGGAGATAAGATTGGATGGGTACGCCAAGTACGTTGGTTCGGTTGTATTGGTATGGCCTTAGCAACATTGGCATTTTATTACTTGCCATCATGGAGTGGTCCAAACATCTTTGTAACAACATTAATCGCATTGATGCTAGGATTCGCAGTTGCTGCCTTTGTACCGATGTCAGCCATTTTCCCAACATTGGTACCTGATCATAAAGGTGCAGCCGTATCTGTCCACAACTTAGCTGCAGGATTAAGTAACTTTATTGGTTATGGTCTTGCTAGTTTAATTCTTGCTTTCTCAACAGCAGAAGTGACAATTTGGGTCTATGCAATTCTTTATGTAATTGGTTTCGTTCTAACGTTCTTTATGAAAGTGCAACAACCTGGTAAACAAGTCAATACAACAGTAAATACACAATCTAATTAA
- a CDS encoding FGGY-family carbohydrate kinase, whose amino-acid sequence MSNTDIKKYIEEGHLTVGIEFGSTRIKAIAVNDQCQTIATGSFEWENSYRNGYWTYSMNDAWVGIQKAYGAMTQELKDKYNVTVTQLASLGISGMMHGYLPFDEHDDLLVPFRTWRNNNANKAAEVLREDFQVNIPERWSIAQLYQSALDNEEHVSKVRYMTTLAGYIHWYLTDEKVLGIGDASGMFPIDSETQDYRQDIIERFNALFSEKGYTQDIKDILPKVVVAGEYAGRLTETGAKLVDPNGELQAGCPLCAPEADAATGMVATNSVAPRTGNVSAGTSIFSMIVLEKPIKDVYPEVDIVTTPDGYEVAMIHANNCTSDINAWVDLFGEVFETMGVKYDKGELFTKLFESALKGDNDLGKLLSFGYISGEFITDVQHGYPMLVRSVDSNFNLANLMKTHIYSAFSTLKIGIDLLKDKENIQIDSMFGHGGIFKTEKVAQTFLAAALQSPVRVMQTASEGGAWGIAVLARYMVEEETTDLATYLNDFAFKGTESITIEPTEEEVASFDAYTERFKQGIPLERLAHEQFNTEQ is encoded by the coding sequence ATGAGTAACACAGATATTAAAAAATATATTGAAGAAGGACATTTAACTGTCGGCATCGAATTTGGTTCGACACGAATCAAGGCAATTGCTGTGAATGATCAATGTCAGACCATCGCAACCGGATCGTTCGAATGGGAGAATAGTTATCGCAACGGTTATTGGACGTATTCGATGAACGACGCTTGGGTAGGTATTCAAAAAGCATACGGCGCGATGACCCAAGAACTTAAAGATAAATACAATGTAACGGTTACACAACTTGCCTCTCTAGGTATAAGTGGTATGATGCATGGTTATTTACCGTTTGACGAACATGATGACTTACTCGTTCCATTTAGAACATGGCGTAATAATAATGCGAATAAAGCGGCTGAAGTATTACGTGAAGATTTTCAAGTAAATATTCCAGAACGTTGGAGCATTGCGCAATTATATCAATCCGCATTAGATAATGAGGAACATGTTAGTAAAGTACGTTACATGACGACGCTTGCAGGTTACATACATTGGTACTTAACAGATGAGAAAGTACTTGGTATTGGGGATGCGTCTGGTATGTTCCCAATCGATAGTGAAACACAAGATTATCGTCAAGATATTATCGAACGTTTTAATGCCCTCTTTTCTGAAAAGGGATATACACAAGATATTAAAGATATCTTGCCTAAAGTAGTCGTTGCGGGTGAGTATGCCGGACGTCTAACGGAAACAGGTGCCAAATTGGTCGATCCGAATGGAGAATTACAAGCAGGTTGTCCATTATGTGCGCCTGAAGCGGATGCAGCAACGGGTATGGTAGCGACAAATAGTGTCGCACCTAGAACCGGTAATGTCTCAGCTGGAACAAGCATCTTCTCAATGATAGTTCTAGAAAAGCCAATCAAAGATGTTTATCCAGAGGTGGATATTGTTACAACACCAGATGGTTATGAAGTGGCTATGATTCACGCTAATAACTGTACGTCTGATATTAACGCTTGGGTTGATTTGTTCGGAGAAGTATTTGAGACAATGGGCGTTAAATATGACAAAGGTGAACTTTTCACTAAGTTATTCGAAAGTGCGTTAAAAGGTGATAACGATTTAGGCAAATTATTATCTTTCGGTTATATTTCAGGCGAATTTATTACAGATGTACAACATGGCTATCCAATGTTGGTACGTTCAGTAGATAGTAACTTCAATTTAGCCAATTTAATGAAGACACATATTTATAGTGCCTTTAGTACCTTGAAAATTGGTATCGACTTACTAAAAGATAAAGAAAACATTCAAATCGATTCCATGTTCGGTCATGGTGGTATTTTCAAGACTGAAAAAGTGGCACAAACTTTCTTAGCAGCTGCACTTCAAAGTCCTGTACGTGTAATGCAAACGGCTAGTGAAGGTGGCGCATGGGGGATTGCAGTTCTAGCAAGATATATGGTTGAAGAAGAAACAACTGATTTAGCAACATATCTGAACGACTTCGCATTCAAAGGAACAGAGTCGATTACAATCGAACCGACTGAAGAAGAAGTTGCAAGTTTTGATGCTTACACAGAACGTTTCAAACAAGGCATTCCACTTGAACGTCTTGCGCATGAACAATTCAATACAGAACAATAA
- a CDS encoding LysR family transcriptional regulator yields the protein MNFEQLSYVKTVYEEESMIHASERMHISQSAMSQSIAHLEEELGYKLFYRSRKGTVPTEIGKRLIPKILDIIETKNALLSEVDSIETHFEGKIKIATNPTLFHKLLPKVLSQFKKDHPSVDIEVIESDKADILRKIEEHDIDLGLIGKKDTSEIPNNITEFPLHFGSNFKLIVPAKSKLTFKETVDLEDIKDYPFVLYDRSFYHHQLKKFQEANGELKIVFRTNNPIVLMRTVAEGLGVGIVSSFMVENEPFLNNDLIEAVPLGRSFDYTVNFVAITHQERQNDPTILEFINYLRDYKTL from the coding sequence ATGAACTTTGAACAACTTAGCTATGTTAAGACGGTTTATGAAGAAGAATCAATGATTCATGCAAGTGAACGGATGCATATTAGCCAATCAGCGATGAGCCAATCAATCGCGCATTTAGAAGAAGAATTGGGATATAAATTATTTTATCGCTCGAGAAAAGGGACGGTACCCACAGAAATTGGGAAACGTTTAATTCCTAAAATTTTAGATATCATTGAGACGAAAAATGCATTACTTTCAGAAGTAGATAGCATAGAAACACATTTTGAAGGTAAGATTAAAATCGCTACCAACCCAACACTTTTTCATAAATTACTTCCAAAAGTGTTATCGCAATTTAAAAAAGACCACCCTAGTGTTGATATTGAAGTGATTGAATCAGATAAAGCGGATATTTTACGTAAGATTGAGGAGCATGACATCGATTTAGGCCTTATAGGTAAGAAAGATACTTCAGAAATTCCAAACAATATAACTGAATTTCCACTTCATTTCGGCTCAAATTTTAAATTAATTGTACCTGCCAAATCTAAACTTACGTTTAAAGAAACGGTGGATTTAGAAGATATTAAAGATTATCCATTTGTGTTATATGATCGTAGTTTTTATCATCATCAACTTAAGAAATTCCAAGAAGCCAATGGAGAGTTAAAAATTGTCTTCCGTACAAATAACCCGATTGTTTTAATGAGAACAGTAGCAGAAGGATTGGGCGTTGGCATTGTCTCTAGTTTTATGGTTGAAAATGAACCTTTCTTAAACAATGACTTGATTGAAGCGGTACCACTTGGACGTTCATTTGACTATACAGTTAACTTTGTAGCGATTACACATCAGGAACGCCAAAATGATCCGACGATACTTGAATTTATAAATTATTTAAGAGACTATAAAACGTTATAA
- a CDS encoding aldehyde reductase: protein MEEQVLVTGGTGFLGLRIISELLNQGYKVRSTMRSESKKASVLETLREQGIDTQNLTFVKADLSKDENWPEAMEDCTYVMSVASPVVMGSVSVEDEQSINKQAVEGIQRILRAAEKSDVRRVIMTANFGAVGFSNKDKSSVTTEENWTDPNVKGLSVYEKSKLIAERAAWDFVNATENHIEFATINPVAILGPSLNQHMSLSFQFVENIASGKMKRIPNIPMNIVDVRDVALLHVLAMKTPEAKGKRFIATADGQISMPEIAELIREKRPQIASNVSTKKLPDFVIKLGAKFNSEASEGKLLLEMNRNVSNQQARNILGWTPMYTQEEAILASIDSMTKYGVIK from the coding sequence ATGGAAGAGCAAGTTTTAGTTACAGGAGGTACAGGTTTCTTAGGTTTACGCATCATATCAGAATTACTCAACCAAGGGTATAAAGTACGTTCAACAATGCGTTCTGAATCTAAGAAAGCATCTGTATTAGAAACACTTAGAGAACAAGGGATTGACACTCAGAATTTAACATTTGTGAAAGCTGATTTATCAAAAGATGAAAATTGGCCAGAAGCAATGGAAGATTGTACCTACGTAATGAGTGTGGCTTCACCAGTGGTTATGGGAAGTGTGAGTGTTGAAGATGAACAATCGATTAATAAACAAGCGGTTGAGGGTATTCAACGTATTTTAAGAGCTGCTGAGAAATCGGATGTGCGTCGTGTGATTATGACAGCAAACTTTGGCGCAGTTGGTTTCAGTAATAAAGATAAATCAAGTGTGACAACGGAAGAGAACTGGACAGATCCCAATGTCAAAGGATTGTCAGTATATGAAAAATCTAAGCTAATCGCTGAAAGAGCAGCATGGGACTTTGTCAATGCCACTGAAAATCACATTGAATTCGCAACAATTAATCCTGTAGCTATTCTTGGACCGTCTTTAAATCAACATATGTCATTAAGTTTCCAATTTGTTGAAAATATCGCTAGCGGTAAAATGAAACGTATTCCAAACATACCAATGAATATTGTAGACGTTAGAGACGTCGCTTTGTTACACGTGTTAGCAATGAAGACACCTGAAGCAAAAGGTAAACGTTTTATTGCTACTGCTGATGGACAAATCTCTATGCCAGAAATTGCTGAATTAATTAGAGAAAAAAGACCACAAATCGCTAGCAACGTTTCAACTAAAAAACTTCCTGATTTCGTTATTAAATTAGGTGCGAAATTTAATAGTGAAGCGAGTGAAGGTAAATTACTTCTTGAAATGAATAGAAATGTAAGTAACCAACAAGCACGTAACATTTTAGGTTGGACACCAATGTACACTCAAGAAGAAGCGATTTTAGCGTCTATCGATAGTATGACAAAATATGGCGTAATAAAATAA
- a CDS encoding FAD-binding dehydrogenase, whose product MNKKIFVIGSGLSGLVAATELLKKGYHVTMLDQEPRQAIGGQAYWSFGGLFLVNSKVQQRLGVKDSYELALNDWLGSAQFDRPDDEDYWAKQWAEAYVRFATFEKEDYLKDMGVRLTPILGWAERGGASASGHGNSVPRFHITWGTGPGLVEPFSRFVLEKEKEGQFEFLPRHQVTDIGIEHNHVTHIAGNILEPSDVERGEKSSRTVIDTFHYEVDELLITSGGIGANMPLIRKYWPKRLGNPPKTMIQGVPDSTDGRLIQITEDAGANIVNKDRMWHYTEGIQNHSPIWSNHGIRIIPGPSSMWFDATGKRMAAPDYPGFDTLHTLETIMKTGYDYSWFILTEDIIKKEFVLSGSEQNPDLTDKDIKLLLQERLGSKATSPVEAFMNKGPDFILADDLGTLVRKMNDLAGNDLLDFEAIKHEIKARDLQIDNKFSKDPQISFIHNARQFLGDRLIRTAKPHKILSGQNGRLIAVKLNIISRKTLGGIQTNLDGQALNATMQPITGLYAAGEASGFGGGGVHGYRALEGTFLGGCIFSGIRAAEGINKHIH is encoded by the coding sequence ATGAATAAAAAGATATTTGTCATTGGTTCTGGTTTGAGTGGCTTAGTTGCTGCGACAGAATTATTAAAAAAAGGATATCACGTAACCATGCTAGATCAAGAACCACGTCAAGCTATTGGCGGTCAGGCCTATTGGTCATTTGGTGGACTATTCCTTGTAAATTCTAAAGTTCAACAACGTTTGGGCGTGAAAGATTCTTATGAACTTGCATTAAATGATTGGTTAGGTTCAGCACAGTTTGACCGTCCTGATGATGAAGACTATTGGGCGAAACAATGGGCTGAAGCCTATGTAAGGTTTGCGACTTTTGAAAAAGAAGACTATTTAAAAGATATGGGTGTTCGGTTAACGCCTATTCTAGGATGGGCTGAACGTGGCGGCGCATCCGCTTCTGGTCACGGCAACTCAGTACCACGTTTCCATATTACTTGGGGCACTGGTCCAGGATTAGTTGAACCTTTCAGTCGTTTCGTCCTTGAAAAGGAAAAAGAAGGACAATTTGAATTTCTCCCACGACATCAAGTGACGGATATTGGGATTGAACACAATCACGTCACGCACATTGCTGGAAATATTTTAGAGCCAAGTGACGTTGAACGTGGTGAAAAATCATCGCGTACTGTTATCGATACTTTCCACTATGAAGTCGATGAATTGCTAATTACATCTGGCGGTATTGGTGCAAACATGCCACTTATTCGCAAATACTGGCCTAAACGTCTAGGTAATCCACCTAAAACTATGATACAAGGTGTACCTGATTCAACTGATGGACGTTTGATTCAAATTACCGAAGATGCCGGCGCGAACATCGTGAATAAAGATCGCATGTGGCATTATACAGAAGGTATTCAGAATCATAGTCCCATTTGGTCTAATCATGGTATTCGTATTATTCCCGGCCCATCATCAATGTGGTTCGATGCGACAGGTAAACGTATGGCTGCACCTGATTATCCAGGATTTGATACATTGCATACGCTTGAAACAATCATGAAGACAGGTTACGACTATTCTTGGTTTATTTTAACGGAAGATATTATAAAGAAAGAATTTGTACTTTCCGGCTCTGAACAAAACCCTGATTTAACCGATAAAGATATCAAGCTCTTACTGCAAGAACGTCTTGGTAGCAAAGCCACTTCTCCTGTAGAAGCCTTTATGAATAAAGGACCCGATTTCATACTTGCTGATGATTTAGGTACGCTCGTTCGAAAGATGAATGACTTAGCCGGTAACGATTTACTGGACTTTGAAGCCATTAAACATGAAATTAAAGCACGTGACTTACAAATTGATAACAAATTTAGCAAAGACCCACAAATTTCATTTATCCATAATGCACGTCAATTTTTAGGAGATCGACTCATACGTACGGCTAAACCACATAAAATTTTAAGTGGCCAAAATGGTCGTTTAATCGCAGTAAAATTAAATATTATTAGTCGTAAAACACTTGGTGGTATTCAAACAAATCTTGATGGCCAAGCATTGAATGCGACGATGCAACCCATCACGGGATTATACGCAGCTGGCGAAGCGTCTGGTTTTGGTGGCGGTGGTGTTCATGGCTATCGTGCGTTAGAAGGCACCTTCCTCGGAGGTTGTATCTTTAGTGGCATTCGTGCTGCTGAAGGTATTAACAAGCATATACATTAA
- a CDS encoding putative metal-dependent hydrolase — protein MDVRFPIGEFEAPQNPTVVDVKKWMSDIEVYMDRLNETVSHLSDDQLKRQYREGSWTVRQLVHHIADSQINLYERLKMTLTEDGVTAFMFNQNKWVELPDSTLSIDVSLNILEGLNKRIVEMGNHVTENDLSRYITLSDGSHVSAAELLAKLSWHERHHLEHIKIALSDQGIVEV, from the coding sequence ATGGATGTAAGATTTCCAATTGGAGAATTTGAAGCACCGCAAAACCCAACAGTTGTAGACGTTAAAAAGTGGATGAGTGATATAGAAGTATATATGGATCGTTTGAACGAAACAGTATCGCATTTAAGTGATGACCAGTTAAAACGTCAATATCGTGAAGGTAGTTGGACAGTAAGACAACTGGTGCATCATATTGCAGATTCTCAAATTAATTTATATGAAAGATTGAAAATGACGTTAACAGAAGATGGTGTGACGGCATTTATGTTTAATCAAAACAAGTGGGTCGAATTACCAGATTCAACTTTATCAATAGATGTGTCGCTAAACATTTTAGAAGGACTTAATAAGCGAATTGTAGAAATGGGCAATCATGTCACTGAAAATGATTTAAGTCGTTATATTACTTTGTCAGACGGCAGCCACGTTTCAGCAGCAGAACTATTAGCTAAATTATCTTGGCATGAACGTCATCATTTAGAACATATTAAAATTGCTTTATCAGACCAAGGTATTGTCGAAGTATAA